In Williamwhitmania taraxaci, one DNA window encodes the following:
- a CDS encoding YeiH family protein: MNAPRIIYIAAIAVCALPFIDTPIALLLGIFLAQTVHHPFPTFSKKLTRILLQASVVGLGFGMNAIEAFEVGKQGLLFTVFSIVTTITLGLFLGRKLMVERNTSYLISTGTAICGGSAIAAIASVIKPNEKQISTALGTIFILNSLALFLFPWIGHLLHLTQHQFGVWAAIAIHDTSSVVGAAQKYGAEALQIATTIKLERALWIIPISIITAFAFKRESKKVQIPYFIFLFVLAMIINTFIPSIHEVSSVIVMLSKVGLKITLFLIGSGLTKDLVVSVGVKPFVQGVVLWCFISVISLVVIFNTLL, encoded by the coding sequence ATGAATGCTCCCAGGATTATCTACATTGCGGCAATAGCCGTTTGCGCGCTACCTTTTATTGATACTCCAATTGCCCTGCTCTTAGGGATTTTTTTGGCACAAACGGTTCACCATCCTTTCCCTACGTTCAGTAAAAAACTAACTCGAATACTGCTACAGGCCTCCGTGGTGGGGTTGGGTTTTGGGATGAATGCGATAGAGGCGTTTGAGGTGGGAAAGCAAGGCCTTCTATTTACGGTGTTTTCAATTGTCACAACCATTACGTTGGGGTTGTTCCTTGGGCGTAAGTTAATGGTTGAGCGCAATACATCTTACCTAATTTCTACCGGGACGGCGATTTGTGGGGGTAGTGCCATCGCTGCCATCGCATCGGTTATAAAACCAAACGAAAAGCAAATTTCCACGGCCTTGGGAACCATTTTCATTTTAAACTCCCTGGCCCTTTTCCTTTTTCCATGGATTGGACATTTGCTTCATCTCACACAGCATCAGTTCGGGGTGTGGGCGGCCATTGCCATTCACGATACCAGCTCGGTTGTGGGGGCAGCCCAAAAGTATGGGGCAGAAGCATTGCAAATAGCCACTACCATAAAACTCGAGCGCGCCTTATGGATAATTCCAATATCGATTATTACCGCTTTTGCATTTAAACGAGAATCGAAAAAAGTCCAGATACCTTACTTTATCTTTCTTTTCGTTTTGGCAATGATAATCAATACTTTTATCCCTTCAATACATGAGGTGTCTTCAGTTATCGTGATGCTATCGAAGGTGGGGCTAAAAATTACCCTGTTCCTTATCGGATCGGGACTGACCAAAGACCTTGTGGTATCGGTAGGCGTGAAACCATTCGTGCAAGGAGTAGTTCTTTGGTGCTTCATTTCGGTAATTTCTTTGGTAGTTATTTTCAATACATTACTATGA
- the chrA gene encoding chromate efflux transporter, which produces MSQWKVNVEAKLKRLLSMPMVDPSLTDLFRTFFWIGLTAFGGLAITAHVRKHIVEKRRWLSASTFDSGLALCQLIPGAIVMQLAAYIGLKIRGLRGAVVCFVGFGLPAFLIMIILSVIYKHSKNIEGVEVILGGLRVVIVAIVANAAYIFGKKNFHQINDWAIAGVAATLFLTKLHPALVLIVAALLGLLLTKKELEIPMKIVGIKTGRFFLWLLLAVVTSATILFFVNKEYFTLATIMLRIDLFSFGGGLAAMPIMYNELVDLFGWFSEQVFMDGVILGQVTPGSIIISATFFGYMHFGFWGGILATVCVFTPSFLILMGIIPFFDKLRSYPQFNKVINGILCSFVGLLAIVTYRFALGIHWNIGNILFTLVAFVLLMRKVDVIWIVLGGVVMALVMSWI; this is translated from the coding sequence ATGAGTCAGTGGAAGGTAAATGTTGAAGCCAAACTAAAGCGCTTGCTTTCGATGCCGATGGTAGATCCTTCGCTTACGGACTTGTTTCGCACATTCTTTTGGATTGGGCTTACAGCCTTTGGTGGGCTCGCCATCACGGCCCATGTCCGTAAGCATATTGTGGAAAAGAGAAGATGGCTTAGCGCTTCTACTTTCGATTCAGGACTGGCTCTCTGCCAGCTGATTCCGGGAGCCATCGTCATGCAGCTGGCTGCCTACATTGGGTTGAAGATAAGGGGGCTTCGCGGTGCAGTTGTCTGCTTTGTTGGGTTTGGGCTTCCTGCATTTCTCATCATGATTATCCTTTCGGTCATCTATAAACATTCTAAAAACATTGAGGGTGTCGAGGTCATTTTAGGTGGGTTGAGGGTGGTGATTGTTGCTATTGTTGCCAATGCAGCGTATATATTTGGTAAAAAGAACTTTCACCAGATCAATGATTGGGCAATTGCTGGGGTAGCAGCTACCCTGTTCCTTACCAAGTTGCATCCTGCACTTGTGTTGATAGTGGCAGCACTGTTAGGCTTACTCCTTACCAAAAAGGAGTTAGAGATACCCATGAAGATTGTCGGGATAAAAACGGGTAGGTTTTTTCTTTGGCTTCTGCTAGCCGTGGTGACTAGTGCAACGATTCTCTTCTTTGTCAACAAAGAATACTTTACGCTGGCAACCATTATGCTGCGCATCGACCTCTTCTCTTTCGGCGGAGGATTGGCCGCAATGCCCATTATGTATAACGAACTGGTGGATTTATTTGGATGGTTTAGCGAGCAGGTCTTCATGGACGGTGTTATTCTTGGTCAGGTGACTCCCGGCTCCATCATTATTTCGGCAACCTTTTTTGGGTATATGCACTTCGGATTTTGGGGTGGGATTCTTGCTACGGTATGCGTGTTTACTCCTTCATTTCTTATTCTTATGGGTATTATCCCATTTTTCGATAAGTTAAGATCCTATCCACAATTCAATAAGGTGATAAACGGAATCCTTTGTTCGTTTGTTGGTTTGCTCGCAATAGTAACTTACCGTTTTGCCCTAGGTATACATTGGAATATCGGTAACATCCTTTTCACTCTGGTGGCATTTGTATTACTGATGCGAAAAGTGGATGTAATTTGGATTGTTCTTGGCGGTGTGGTCATGGCGCTGGTGATGAGTTGGATTTGA
- a CDS encoding HDIG domain-containing metalloprotein, with the protein MNTYTRTQALELLHKHVSNPRMIAHSLASEAVMRALAIKLGRDEEKWGMAGLLHDIDIDICDNDMCRHANMGADMLLELGFDPEIAEAIRMHNESAVNRTRTTEFEHALAAGETITGLIFATAYVYPEKKISVVKAKSIVKRMKEKAFAASVRRESILECELIGVPMADFAQLSIDALVPIEEELGF; encoded by the coding sequence ATGAACACCTACACTCGAACCCAAGCCCTCGAACTGCTCCATAAGCACGTATCCAACCCACGTATGATTGCTCATAGCCTCGCTTCGGAAGCGGTGATGCGCGCCTTAGCCATTAAACTGGGCCGCGATGAGGAGAAGTGGGGCATGGCCGGACTGCTTCACGACATTGATATCGATATTTGCGACAACGACATGTGCCGCCATGCCAACATGGGTGCCGATATGCTGCTGGAACTGGGCTTCGATCCCGAGATTGCCGAAGCCATTCGGATGCACAACGAGAGTGCGGTGAACCGAACCCGAACCACCGAGTTTGAACACGCCCTTGCCGCCGGCGAAACCATTACAGGCCTCATCTTTGCCACTGCCTACGTTTACCCCGAAAAGAAAATCTCGGTGGTTAAGGCCAAATCGATTGTAAAGCGCATGAAGGAGAAAGCCTTTGCCGCCTCGGTAAGGCGCGAAAGCATTCTGGAGTGCGAGCTCATTGGAGTCCCCATGGCCGACTTTGCACAGCTCTCCATTGATGCGCTGGTGCCAATTGAGGAGGAGTTGGGGTTTTAA
- a CDS encoding Yip1 family protein: MEEKSMEQKGFDFSLFISEWKETLVNPKGYFSTMKTEGGLAEPVIKALIYGAVAGLLYLIWGLLHFGGGRYGYFGGMVGVGGLFGAVIGAVIGVFIGGVIVLIIAAITEGNKEFEACLRVSASLMALFPINAALSFLVGINAELSTIINLCINIYGLYLLYLGVTIALKGNEKTTKIIAFVLGGILLLLIIVGLITALAVRSFSGFTENKADEMIKNYQGLAQEAAADFEKAANELSRTSNFDKPENYPTEAIKQVEKSFATGQPKIMSETIEQLIAATEAIRDLEQAEIPEALEQNGFITEKSYKSAYVAVLSGMTALQGLDAMQKIIDTSDQEQATAFTFDQATLSLATQSITASKLTEEDLRNIYDNWDRAIELKNLSIK, translated from the coding sequence ATGGAAGAAAAAAGTATGGAACAAAAAGGGTTCGATTTTTCGTTATTTATTAGCGAATGGAAAGAAACACTTGTGAATCCCAAGGGCTACTTCTCTACGATGAAAACCGAAGGAGGACTCGCCGAACCAGTAATCAAGGCATTAATATACGGGGCGGTTGCCGGCCTCCTATATCTAATATGGGGATTACTACATTTTGGAGGCGGCAGGTATGGCTACTTTGGAGGAATGGTAGGCGTTGGAGGGCTCTTCGGTGCAGTGATTGGTGCGGTTATTGGCGTATTCATTGGTGGAGTTATCGTGCTAATTATCGCAGCCATTACTGAGGGGAACAAGGAGTTTGAAGCATGCTTACGCGTATCAGCTTCTCTCATGGCTCTTTTCCCCATTAATGCAGCGCTCTCATTTCTCGTGGGTATTAATGCAGAACTCAGCACTATTATTAACCTGTGCATAAATATTTATGGACTCTACCTGCTCTACCTTGGAGTAACCATTGCGCTAAAAGGCAATGAGAAAACCACAAAAATCATAGCCTTTGTACTCGGAGGAATTTTATTGCTTCTCATCATAGTAGGCCTTATTACCGCCTTGGCCGTGAGGTCGTTTTCTGGATTCACCGAAAATAAAGCCGATGAGATGATTAAGAACTATCAAGGATTAGCCCAAGAAGCAGCTGCCGATTTCGAGAAAGCTGCCAATGAACTAAGCAGGACTAGTAACTTTGATAAACCGGAAAACTATCCCACCGAAGCCATTAAACAAGTGGAGAAATCGTTTGCCACTGGCCAGCCCAAAATAATGAGCGAAACCATTGAACAACTTATTGCCGCAACTGAGGCCATAAGAGATCTAGAACAAGCTGAGATACCTGAGGCGCTTGAACAAAATGGGTTTATAACGGAGAAGAGTTACAAGTCGGCCTATGTTGCCGTACTATCAGGCATGACTGCACTCCAGGGATTAGACGCTATGCAGAAAATCATTGACACTTCGGACCAAGAACAAGCCACAGCCTTCACATTCGACCAAGCAACGTTGAGTCTTGCCACACAATCTATTACTGCTAGTAAACTCACCGAAGAGGACCTACGGAACATATACGACAACTGGGATCGAGCGATTGAACTAAAAAATCTCTCCATTAAATAA
- a CDS encoding LysR family transcriptional regulator codes for MLDFRLKVFQCVAHNLSFTKASNEMFVTQPAISKHIKELESEFEVKLFNRSGNKISLTSAGDILLSYTEHILSLHNEMKFEISQLTTNLAGSIRIGASTTIAQYVIPAALAQFHERYPDIKLSLITGNTEYIEKRLLKNEIDVGIVEGKPTNSDIRYSSFLNDELLVFASALNANVPNSISNDEFVNLPLVLRERGSGTLEIIESTLQQHKVSPKQLRVLMYLGSTEAIKSFVKTGKGVGIVSRFAIEQELASNVFMRIATPNIKFYRQFYFISPKGPESIGLSKLFLNFIQKHYNL; via the coding sequence ATGCTCGATTTTAGATTAAAGGTTTTTCAGTGCGTTGCCCATAACTTGAGTTTTACAAAGGCATCCAACGAGATGTTTGTAACTCAGCCTGCCATCTCGAAGCATATTAAGGAGTTGGAGTCGGAGTTTGAAGTAAAACTCTTCAATCGAAGTGGAAATAAAATATCGCTCACTTCGGCGGGTGATATCCTGCTTTCCTACACTGAGCATATCCTTTCCCTCCATAATGAAATGAAGTTTGAGATTAGCCAACTTACCACAAACCTAGCGGGTAGTATTAGGATAGGAGCCAGCACGACTATCGCACAGTATGTGATTCCAGCAGCTTTGGCACAATTCCACGAACGCTATCCCGACATTAAGCTCAGCCTTATCACCGGAAATACTGAGTATATTGAGAAACGTCTTCTTAAAAACGAGATAGATGTTGGTATTGTTGAGGGCAAACCTACCAACTCGGATATTCGCTACTCCTCTTTTCTGAATGATGAACTGCTCGTGTTTGCTTCGGCTCTAAATGCCAATGTGCCCAATTCAATATCAAATGATGAGTTTGTGAATCTCCCACTGGTGCTACGCGAGAGAGGATCGGGAACATTGGAAATTATCGAAAGTACACTGCAACAGCATAAGGTTAGCCCAAAACAGCTTCGCGTGTTGATGTATTTAGGCAGCACTGAGGCCATCAAATCGTTTGTTAAAACGGGTAAAGGTGTTGGTATTGTTTCTCGGTTTGCTATTGAGCAGGAGTTGGCGAGCAATGTTTTTATGCGTATAGCTACACCGAATATTAAGTTTTATCGCCAATTTTATTTTATTTCCCCTAAAGGACCTGAATCCATTGGTCTTTCAAAGTTGTTCTTGAATTTTATTCAGAAACACTATAACCTATAG
- a CDS encoding efflux RND transporter periplasmic adaptor subunit → MNKIFTVCIAALVFAACNPTNESIEKVDYNVGADTVTIADGSPILRKLITQKVKTRSYSFDLTTSGTVNAIPNNYALIAAPFAGRVTKCFVRLGQEVNAGTPVFEISSPAYFETGKAYYQTKEEMDLASKFLKRQKDLLNKGVGVQKDLEEAQVCYAIKTQNFENAVASLKVFQVDTSSLVLGQPLIVRSPIKGTIVENTIVIGQYIKDDSDPVATVAELSKVWVAGQVKEKDIRYISDTAEVGITLISFPEKNIKGKIYHINSIIDEDTRSVQVLIACDNKEKIMKPGMYVTAKFAHIIEKAIVVPLKAIFQRDDVSYVFVHLAGNKYLKQRIETITEDKDSAIVKSGLNTGDEIIVDGGFYLLEEK, encoded by the coding sequence ATGAATAAGATATTTACGGTTTGCATCGCTGCGTTAGTATTCGCAGCATGTAACCCAACTAATGAGTCAATTGAGAAAGTCGATTATAATGTTGGTGCCGATACTGTAACTATAGCCGATGGCTCACCAATTCTACGGAAGCTAATTACTCAAAAAGTAAAAACTCGATCATATTCGTTTGATCTAACTACGTCTGGCACTGTAAATGCAATCCCCAATAACTATGCATTAATTGCAGCTCCATTTGCAGGGCGAGTAACTAAGTGTTTTGTGCGCCTTGGTCAAGAGGTAAATGCGGGCACTCCTGTTTTCGAAATCAGCTCTCCTGCTTATTTTGAAACAGGAAAGGCTTACTATCAAACCAAGGAAGAGATGGATTTGGCCTCGAAATTCTTAAAACGGCAAAAGGATTTACTTAATAAAGGAGTTGGCGTTCAGAAGGATCTCGAGGAGGCTCAGGTATGTTATGCCATCAAGACGCAAAATTTCGAAAATGCGGTAGCCAGCCTTAAGGTATTTCAAGTGGATACATCCAGTTTAGTATTAGGCCAGCCGTTGATAGTCCGTTCGCCCATAAAAGGAACGATCGTTGAAAACACTATTGTAATAGGTCAATATATTAAGGACGATTCCGATCCGGTCGCTACAGTTGCTGAACTTAGTAAGGTTTGGGTTGCTGGTCAGGTAAAAGAAAAGGACATTCGCTATATCAGCGATACTGCAGAAGTGGGGATAACCTTAATCTCATTCCCTGAAAAAAACATTAAGGGTAAGATTTACCATATTAATTCTATTATCGACGAGGATACTCGATCGGTGCAAGTTCTTATTGCCTGCGATAATAAGGAAAAGATAATGAAGCCTGGGATGTATGTTACTGCAAAATTTGCGCATATCATCGAAAAGGCGATTGTTGTTCCGCTTAAAGCAATTTTTCAACGGGATGATGTGAGTTATGTTTTTGTGCATCTAGCTGGAAATAAATATCTCAAACAGAGAATAGAGACGATAACTGAGGATAAGGATAGTGCAATTGTTAAATCGGGGCTGAATACCGGCGATGAAATAATTGTCGATGGTGGTTTCTACTTACTGGAAGAAAAATAA
- a CDS encoding efflux RND transporter permease subunit — MRKIISISVQHRWIMASLFVLLGCFGYYSWQQLAIDAYPDIADVTVQVITQVPGLAAEEVEQQIAIPIERALNGLPGLVTMRSRNTFGISSILLVFKDGVDDYWARQRVQERLADVELPFGASPGLNPLTSPTGEIYRYIIEGKNHDLRELTDLNKWVIIPSLKQVTGVADVSNFGGITTQFQIELNPTKLEQYKLSLSEVTDNIMKNNANAGGSMLNRGDLSYVIRGIGLVKDLADLGKIVVKTEKGVPVYLNDIGTLKYGTLERKGVIGYTDKKRDYPESVEGIVQLLRGQNPSTVLDGIHKKVEELNTSILPKGVTIHPFMDRTTLVDTTLNTVSHTLLFGMLLVLFILILFLGSWRGALIVAITIPLALLISFILMQLTNIPANLLSLGAIDFGIIIEGAIITMETILKKREDHPELELDSQSIVERVFEVAKPVFFSTIIIITAYLPLFAFERIEKKLFTPMAFTLGFALIGALLVALLLIPGLTYAVYRKPQKTYKNRWLEKLTLKFSGHTKVILSKPKKIFIPLVFIVVTSVVLSFTVGKDFLPNLDEGSLWLQVQLPPGITLEKAKELNDSLRNHIIRYDEVTYVMTQTGRDDAGTEPFSKSHVESSIGLKPYSEWKNGKTKSDLIDELKHDIEKMPGYTVGFSQPIIDMVMDQMAGSHSDLAVKIFGSDIKETRRITEDVLRTIKKIPGAEDLIIDQEPPAPQLVINANRDKIAMYGLNVSDVAELIEVAIGGKAISQIFIDNKVYDITCRYDEESRNTPEKIGNLMLTSSTGAKIPLSQVADVVLTTGASTIAREMNKRYIAVSVNLRGTDLTSFLKQAKEKIEKEVAYDHEKYSVEWGGQFENQNRAYARLALIVPLALAVMFLLLFGAFGKIRQAAVLMGVIPLALFGGMIALNVRGMTLNVSSAVGFIALFGVSIQNGVIIFSRINSLRKHGMQLKEAVATGARHCFRPVVMTATVAIVGLFPASISTNIGSDVQRPLATVIVYGLLFATIISLYVLPALYYMIEKRWEKKEENHD; from the coding sequence ATGAGAAAAATTATTAGCATATCGGTGCAGCACCGATGGATAATGGCTTCCCTGTTTGTTTTGTTGGGTTGCTTTGGATACTACTCGTGGCAGCAACTTGCCATTGATGCTTATCCCGATATTGCCGATGTTACCGTACAGGTAATTACACAAGTACCGGGTTTGGCGGCTGAGGAGGTGGAACAACAAATTGCGATTCCTATCGAGCGCGCTCTAAATGGATTGCCTGGGTTGGTTACCATGCGTAGCCGAAATACGTTTGGAATTTCATCCATATTGCTAGTTTTTAAAGATGGGGTCGACGATTACTGGGCGCGACAGAGAGTTCAGGAACGATTAGCCGATGTAGAGTTGCCATTTGGAGCAAGCCCTGGTTTGAATCCATTAACGTCCCCTACTGGTGAAATTTACCGTTATATTATTGAAGGCAAAAATCACGACTTACGCGAACTTACCGATTTAAATAAATGGGTAATCATACCAAGTCTGAAGCAGGTTACTGGAGTTGCCGATGTCAGTAACTTTGGTGGAATAACCACGCAATTTCAGATCGAACTTAACCCTACAAAGTTAGAGCAATATAAATTGTCGCTTTCGGAGGTTACCGATAATATCATGAAAAACAACGCAAATGCCGGTGGCAGTATGCTTAACCGTGGCGATTTGAGCTATGTGATTCGAGGTATCGGTTTAGTGAAAGATCTGGCTGATTTAGGCAAGATCGTAGTAAAAACGGAGAAGGGCGTACCTGTATATCTGAATGATATAGGAACGTTAAAGTATGGAACGCTCGAACGCAAGGGTGTTATTGGTTATACCGATAAGAAGCGCGATTATCCTGAAAGTGTCGAGGGAATTGTACAGCTTTTAAGGGGTCAAAATCCTTCGACTGTTTTGGATGGAATTCATAAAAAAGTGGAAGAGTTAAATACTTCTATACTGCCTAAGGGAGTTACAATTCATCCTTTTATGGATAGAACCACGTTGGTGGATACTACCCTGAATACCGTTTCGCATACGCTGCTTTTTGGAATGTTATTAGTCCTTTTCATTCTTATCCTATTTCTGGGCAGTTGGCGTGGTGCCCTAATCGTGGCTATTACTATTCCTTTGGCGCTACTGATTTCCTTTATCCTGATGCAACTCACTAATATTCCCGCGAATCTGCTCTCGCTTGGGGCAATCGACTTCGGGATTATTATTGAAGGAGCCATCATTACCATGGAAACAATTCTCAAAAAGAGGGAAGATCATCCGGAATTGGAGTTGGATTCACAATCCATAGTCGAACGGGTTTTTGAAGTGGCCAAACCGGTATTCTTTTCTACGATAATTATTATTACCGCTTACCTTCCGTTGTTTGCCTTCGAAAGGATTGAGAAAAAACTTTTCACCCCAATGGCATTTACGCTGGGTTTTGCATTGATCGGTGCATTGCTGGTTGCACTGCTTTTAATTCCGGGGTTAACCTATGCCGTTTACCGGAAACCTCAAAAGACCTATAAAAATCGATGGCTGGAAAAGCTTACGTTGAAATTTTCCGGGCATACAAAAGTAATATTGAGCAAGCCTAAAAAGATATTTATTCCATTGGTGTTCATTGTTGTTACTTCGGTTGTCCTTTCTTTCACCGTAGGTAAGGATTTTCTTCCCAATCTCGATGAAGGTTCGCTCTGGCTTCAAGTGCAACTCCCGCCAGGAATTACGCTCGAGAAGGCGAAAGAATTGAACGATAGCTTAAGAAATCATATAATAAGATACGATGAGGTAACCTATGTGATGACCCAGACCGGTAGGGATGATGCAGGTACTGAGCCATTCTCCAAGTCGCATGTTGAAAGTTCAATAGGGTTAAAGCCTTATAGCGAGTGGAAAAACGGCAAAACAAAATCGGATCTGATTGATGAGTTAAAGCACGATATTGAGAAAATGCCAGGCTATACCGTAGGGTTTTCGCAACCCATTATCGATATGGTTATGGATCAAATGGCCGGTTCACACAGCGATTTGGCGGTGAAAATATTTGGTAGTGATATTAAGGAAACCCGGCGGATTACCGAGGATGTTTTACGAACCATTAAAAAAATTCCCGGTGCCGAAGATTTAATTATTGATCAAGAACCGCCTGCGCCACAATTGGTTATTAATGCCAATCGCGATAAAATAGCAATGTATGGTCTAAATGTATCGGATGTTGCTGAGCTTATCGAGGTTGCCATTGGAGGCAAAGCAATATCACAAATTTTCATCGACAACAAGGTTTATGATATTACATGCCGGTACGATGAGGAGAGTCGCAATACACCCGAAAAAATTGGCAACTTAATGCTGACTTCATCTACGGGTGCTAAGATACCTTTATCGCAGGTGGCCGATGTTGTTCTTACCACAGGCGCAAGCACCATTGCACGAGAGATGAATAAGCGATATATCGCTGTAAGCGTTAATCTGAGGGGTACGGATCTCACCTCGTTTCTTAAGCAGGCCAAGGAAAAGATTGAAAAGGAAGTTGCGTATGACCATGAGAAGTATAGCGTGGAATGGGGTGGTCAATTTGAGAACCAAAATCGCGCCTATGCCCGGTTAGCTCTGATTGTTCCTCTTGCATTGGCCGTTATGTTCCTACTGCTTTTTGGAGCTTTTGGTAAGATACGGCAAGCTGCGGTGCTTATGGGCGTAATTCCATTGGCATTGTTTGGTGGTATGATTGCCTTGAATGTACGGGGGATGACCTTGAATGTATCGTCGGCAGTCGGTTTTATAGCGTTGTTTGGCGTTTCCATACAAAATGGGGTGATTATTTTTTCGCGTATAAATAGTTTACGCAAGCATGGCATGCAATTAAAGGAGGCCGTTGCAACTGGGGCGCGTCATTGTTTTAGGCCGGTGGTTATGACTGCTACGGTGGCAATCGTTGGTCTGTTTCCCGCTTCTATTTCAACAAATATTGGTTCCGATGTTCAACGTCCGCTTGCAACGGTGATTGTTTACGGATTGCTTTTCGCCACTATTATCTCACTTTACGTATTGCCGGCTCTTTATTATATGATTGAGAAACGCTGGGAAAAGAAGGAGGAAAACCATGATTAA
- a CDS encoding type II toxin-antitoxin system RelE/ParE family toxin produces the protein MEVKVLWSDTALGQLEDIYSYYKEKASPTVARKIVKKLIEVSLILESNPMVGVLEPLLKGRVYGKEYRFLVEKNYKIIYCFNANIVEVMAVFDARQNPEKLKALTD, from the coding sequence ATGGAAGTAAAGGTCCTTTGGTCCGATACTGCACTAGGTCAACTTGAAGATATTTACTCCTATTACAAAGAAAAAGCAAGCCCTACGGTAGCTCGGAAGATAGTCAAGAAATTAATTGAAGTGTCATTAATTCTTGAGTCAAATCCGATGGTTGGTGTTTTGGAACCCCTGCTTAAGGGTAGAGTTTATGGAAAGGAGTATCGATTTTTAGTTGAAAAAAATTACAAGATCATCTACTGCTTTAATGCGAATATTGTTGAGGTTATGGCTGTTTTCGATGCCAGACAAAATCCTGAAAAGCTTAAAGCGTTGACGGATTAG
- a CDS encoding TolC family protein has product MKSNMSSLKYIILMMLLPMIATAQDTLTLNDALRMGLESNFSIRIARNDASIAKNNSSLGNAGFLPKVDATGSATQSSMDIKQDLANGTSVESNGYKTQGLNAGVQLGWTLFDGFAMFANRERLSLLRDLGDLSAQIAVEDVSASIIISYCTIVQEQKLLENYKEILSLSLERLSVARQKAYIGSGYQLATMQAEVDYRADSSQLLSQQSKIANLKVELNKTLGRAPETQFEVERAVPTAQAIVLDDIYTKLDAQNKDLMVAKLNLRIKEVAVKEANAARYPRVTLSSAYTFSRSETPSGTTEVYRSLGPSFGLGASVTLFNGMNANRNVKNARLLRESQEIRSTQTIIDVRGEALKYYNDLTLAIALVEVEQKSTDLSRTNVTVALEKYKIGMISDLELRDAQTRLLNSEYRYLNAQLKAKTAEVNLQVLMGAIVVKSE; this is encoded by the coding sequence ATGAAGAGTAATATGTCTTCTCTAAAATATATAATACTGATGATGTTGCTACCGATGATAGCAACCGCACAGGATACGCTCACCTTGAACGATGCCCTGCGCATGGGGCTTGAGAGCAACTTCTCCATTCGTATTGCTCGCAACGATGCTTCCATTGCCAAGAATAACAGCTCGCTTGGAAATGCTGGGTTTCTTCCAAAGGTTGATGCTACAGGAAGTGCAACGCAATCGAGTATGGATATAAAGCAAGACTTAGCCAACGGTACATCTGTTGAGAGCAATGGCTACAAAACGCAAGGATTGAATGCCGGCGTGCAGCTTGGCTGGACGCTATTTGATGGCTTTGCCATGTTTGCTAACCGTGAGCGGCTTTCGCTGCTCCGCGACTTAGGCGACCTTAGCGCACAAATAGCGGTTGAAGATGTTTCGGCTTCCATAATTATTTCGTATTGCACCATTGTGCAGGAGCAAAAGTTGCTTGAGAACTATAAGGAGATACTTAGCCTTTCGCTGGAGCGGTTAAGCGTGGCTCGCCAAAAGGCCTACATTGGTTCTGGTTACCAGCTGGCCACTATGCAGGCCGAGGTCGATTATCGTGCCGACTCGTCGCAGCTGCTTTCGCAGCAGAGTAAGATTGCCAACCTGAAGGTAGAACTGAATAAAACGCTAGGAAGAGCTCCCGAAACTCAATTTGAGGTGGAGCGTGCTGTTCCAACAGCGCAGGCAATTGTGCTCGACGATATTTACACAAAACTCGATGCGCAGAACAAGGATTTGATGGTGGCCAAACTCAACCTTCGGATAAAGGAGGTTGCCGTAAAGGAGGCTAATGCAGCTCGCTACCCAAGGGTAACGCTGTCGTCGGCCTATACTTTTTCGCGAAGCGAAACACCATCCGGAACCACCGAAGTGTATCGGAGCCTTGGTCCATCGTTCGGACTGGGTGCGTCGGTTACCCTTTTCAACGGAATGAATGCTAATCGAAATGTAAAAAACGCACGGTTGCTTAGGGAGTCGCAGGAGATTCGTTCTACTCAAACAATTATTGATGTTAGGGGTGAAGCGTTGAAATACTACAACGACCTTACTCTTGCTATTGCGTTGGTTGAAGTGGAACAAAAATCGACCGATTTGTCGAGAACCAACGTTACTGTGGCCCTCGAAAAGTATAAGATTGGAATGATTAGCGACCTTGAGTTGCGCGACGCTCAAACTCGTTTGCTTAACTCTGAATACCGCTACCTAAATGCTCAGCTAAAGGCTAAAACAGCCGAGGTAAACTTGCAGGTGCTTATGGGGGCAATTGTTGTGAAAAGTGAATAG